A window of Paraburkholderia sp. ZP32-5 genomic DNA:
ATTCGCACCATGTCCTTGCTGAGTCTGCTCGACCCATGGGAGCCCTCGTTCAGCTTCGTCGCCATTTGCCTGATAGCGGCCGTACTGTTCGCGCGTGGTTCCCGCCGTCTCCATCTCAGCTTGCCGCGCCAGGCTGCCTTCTGGATCGGCCTCGCGTTGTTCTATATCGCGCTTCATACGCGGCTCGACTATTACGCCGAGCATCAGTTCTTTATTCACCGGATTCAGCATCTGGTGTTGCACCATCTTGCGCCGCTAATCCTGATGGCCGCCTATCCGGCCAGCGCGCTGCGCGCCGGGCTTCCATTGCGCTGGCGCATCGCGCTGCGGCACTGGCAGCGTGGCCGGACCGCTCGCGTGATGGCCGCCGTGATACTGAACCCGGCATTCATCTCGCTGGCTTTCGTCGTGTCAGTCGTGTTCTGGCTGATCCCTTCAGTGCAGTTCGTCGCGATGCTCGACTGGCGGATCTATCGGTTCATGAACT
This region includes:
- a CDS encoding cytochrome c oxidase assembly protein: MSLLSLLDPWEPSFSFVAICLIAAVLFARGSRRLHLSLPRQAAFWIGLALFYIALHTRLDYYAEHQFFIHRIQHLVLHHLAPLILMAAYPASALRAGLPLRWRIALRHWQRGRTARVMAAVILNPAFISLAFVVSVVFWLIPSVQFVAMLDWRIYRFMNWSVALSGLLYWWMLLDHRPSPPSRARPGLRVLSPVITMTPQILVGAIITFSSHDLYPVFTLCGRAFTSVPAALDQSLGGLIMWVPAGVLEAIGAMMALRHLMRLSASPRHAKAKPKSSGQRPAPVLQR